One stretch of Pseudomonas fluorescens Q2-87 DNA includes these proteins:
- a CDS encoding GlsB/YeaQ/YmgE family stress response membrane protein — MGIIGTIFIGLIVGLLARFLKPGDDSMGWIMTILLGIGGSLAATYGGQALGIYQAGQGAGFIGALVGAIVLLVIYGLIKRN; from the coding sequence ATGGGAATCATCGGAACCATCTTTATCGGCTTGATCGTCGGCCTGCTGGCGCGTTTCCTGAAACCGGGCGATGACAGCATGGGTTGGATCATGACCATCCTGCTCGGTATCGGCGGTTCGTTGGCAGCCACCTACGGCGGCCAGGCCCTGGGCATCTACCAGGCAGGCCAAGGCGCTGGCTTCATCGGTGCCCTGGTGGGCGCGATCGTCCTGCTGGTGATCTACGGCCTGATCAAAAGAAACTGA